A stretch of Rhodothermales bacterium DNA encodes these proteins:
- the pheS gene encoding phenylalanine--tRNA ligase subunit alpha — MSVDLQPVQREIEDTVLDSEAALDAYRIRFLSRKQGVITALMKRIPEVDPGDRKAYGQTVNELKQRVEARLDEAQQALAAGATGGGPAFDRTLPGREPAEGSLHPLTQTLSLIEHVFTSYGFSIAEGPEIEDDWHNFSALNFPPDHPARDMQDTFFIEEGTTLLRTHTSPVQIRVMEQQPPPVRVIVPGRVYRNEAISYKSYCLFNQVEGLYIDKGVTMADLKQILHAFARTLFGEDVRMRFRPSFFPFTEPSAEVDIWWKDDALPGGGRWMEILGCGMVDPNVLTSVDIDPEVYTGYAFGMGVERIAMLRYGIDDIRILYENDVRFLQQFPLS; from the coding sequence ATGTCCGTCGATCTCCAGCCCGTCCAGAGAGAAATAGAGGATACGGTCCTCGATTCCGAAGCGGCCCTGGATGCCTACCGCATCCGTTTCCTGAGCCGGAAGCAGGGCGTCATCACCGCGCTCATGAAGCGGATTCCGGAAGTCGATCCGGGCGACCGAAAGGCATACGGGCAGACGGTCAACGAACTCAAACAGCGTGTGGAAGCCCGCCTGGACGAGGCGCAGCAGGCGCTCGCGGCCGGGGCCACCGGCGGCGGCCCTGCATTCGATCGGACGTTGCCCGGCCGCGAGCCCGCGGAAGGCAGCCTGCATCCGCTTACTCAGACGCTTTCGCTCATTGAGCACGTCTTCACCAGTTACGGATTCAGCATCGCCGAAGGCCCGGAAATCGAAGACGACTGGCACAACTTCTCGGCGCTGAACTTTCCGCCCGACCATCCGGCGCGGGACATGCAGGACACCTTCTTCATCGAGGAAGGCACCACGCTGCTGCGCACCCACACGTCTCCGGTACAGATCCGGGTCATGGAGCAGCAGCCGCCCCCGGTCCGGGTCATCGTGCCAGGCCGGGTATACCGCAACGAGGCCATCTCCTACAAGTCCTACTGCCTGTTCAACCAGGTGGAAGGCCTGTACATCGACAAAGGCGTCACCATGGCCGACCTGAAGCAGATCCTGCACGCGTTCGCGCGCACCCTGTTCGGCGAGGATGTACGCATGCGGTTCCGGCCCTCCTTCTTCCCGTTCACCGAGCCGTCGGCCGAAGTGGATATCTGGTGGAAGGACGACGCCCTGCCGGGCGGCGGACGCTGGATGGAAATCCTGGGTTGTGGCATGGTGGACCCGAACGTACTCACGTCGGTGGACATCGACCCTGAAGTGTATACCGGATACGCATTCGGCATGGGTGTCGAGCGGATTGCCATGCTCCGCTACGGCATAGATGACATCCGCATCCTGTACGAGAACGACGTGCGCTTCCTCCAGCAATTCCCACTCTCCTGA
- a CDS encoding cell division protein ZapA, which translates to MSKNLKPLKVRFLGKDYTLRVSEADELATLEMAEYLDAKLRAFKSAHPDQSDLTASVITALAVTEELFVERARKLDPGAHVNGQLTELERMLSDALLSR; encoded by the coding sequence ATGTCAAAGAATCTGAAACCCCTCAAGGTGCGCTTCCTGGGCAAGGACTATACGCTGCGCGTATCGGAAGCGGATGAATTGGCTACGCTTGAGATGGCTGAATACCTGGATGCCAAGCTCCGGGCGTTCAAGTCGGCGCATCCCGACCAATCCGATTTGACAGCGTCCGTCATTACCGCGTTGGCCGTAACCGAAGAACTGTTCGTGGAAAGGGCCCGCAAGTTGGACCCCGGGGCCCACGTCAACGGCCAATTGACGGAATTGGAGCGCATGTTGTCAGACGCCCTGCTTTCGCGCTGA
- the pheT gene encoding phenylalanine--tRNA ligase subunit beta: MIISANWLSDYVEHGLSVDELADRLTMCGLEVDGVEHRGQDLDGVVIGAVVATRSHPDADRLTLCDVDLGSGAPVQIVCGASNVAAGQRVPVATVGTTLHLPSRENPEVRVPVTLKKAKLRGQESNGMICAEDELGLSDNHDGIMVLPDDAPVGVDFAEWMAGTGVALKDAAIDVAITPNRPDAVSHIGMARDIAALTDRPLVVPDVAYPLAGGVAAKEIEVDIQAPELCHRYVGVVVRGVTIAESPAWLKQRLTAIGLRPRNNVVDITNYVMYECGQPLHAFDLATIRDGRIRVHATSGETRFTTLDSKERILPAGTLMIADGEGDVAIAGVMGGENSEVSDATTDVLIESAWFDPSSIRRTAKTLQLQTDASYRFERGVDPTGQVWAAARAAELMRDLAGGTVVDGMVDAHPVPHVPRTVPLRGSRIERVVGTPVASPHIVQLLTAIGFELRTVSEDAWDVVVPAWRPDVEREIDVIEEVARLYGFDNIPEPAQSALPNFTPRPDARRELRKNVRMLLAGMGFREVQTNSMLPLASAERFMDEALPAGRLGGGVVETLNPITTEMSTLRPSLLPGVLRVVDHNRNHGQRGLRLFEMGRVHARKQTDRSVVDGYTEIESLLIVASGTWTTAAWNEPERAADWFDVKGVAERVLRALRLSGAVYTPLPDRSPDNPQDGGLEALASVQLGQEVVGTVGQVSGERPVFFVEFDWSLLADRSARLGRTRYEAVSRFPVVERDIALVMDVGVAAGDVRNSILDAGGDLLKECRPFDLYEGEHLPEGRKSVAFALAFSADRTLRDEEVDQAVGRILEKTASEFGARLR; the protein is encoded by the coding sequence ATGATCATCAGTGCAAACTGGCTGTCCGACTATGTTGAGCACGGCCTCTCAGTGGATGAACTGGCGGACCGGCTGACCATGTGCGGCCTGGAGGTCGACGGCGTCGAACACCGGGGCCAGGACCTTGACGGCGTCGTCATCGGGGCCGTGGTAGCCACGCGTTCGCATCCGGATGCCGACCGCCTCACCCTTTGCGATGTGGATCTGGGATCCGGAGCGCCCGTCCAGATCGTATGTGGCGCATCCAATGTCGCGGCCGGCCAGCGCGTGCCCGTGGCTACGGTCGGAACCACGCTGCATCTCCCCTCCCGTGAGAACCCGGAGGTCCGCGTACCGGTCACCCTCAAGAAGGCCAAGCTTCGGGGCCAGGAATCGAACGGAATGATCTGCGCCGAGGATGAACTCGGACTGTCCGACAATCACGACGGCATCATGGTGCTTCCGGACGATGCGCCCGTCGGTGTCGACTTCGCGGAATGGATGGCCGGTACGGGCGTGGCGCTCAAGGATGCGGCCATCGACGTCGCCATCACACCGAACCGGCCCGATGCGGTATCGCACATCGGCATGGCACGGGATATCGCCGCATTGACCGACCGTCCACTCGTGGTGCCGGATGTGGCGTATCCGTTGGCGGGCGGGGTGGCGGCCAAGGAAATCGAGGTGGACATCCAGGCGCCCGAACTCTGCCACCGGTACGTGGGCGTCGTCGTCCGCGGGGTCACGATTGCCGAGTCTCCGGCCTGGCTGAAACAGCGCCTGACGGCCATCGGGCTGCGTCCCCGCAACAACGTGGTCGACATCACCAATTATGTCATGTATGAGTGCGGGCAGCCGTTGCACGCATTCGACCTTGCGACCATCCGGGACGGCCGGATCCGGGTCCACGCAACGAGCGGTGAAACCCGGTTCACGACTCTCGACTCCAAGGAGCGGATTCTGCCCGCCGGGACCCTCATGATTGCCGACGGCGAGGGCGATGTGGCCATTGCCGGCGTCATGGGCGGAGAGAATTCGGAAGTTTCGGATGCGACGACCGACGTCCTGATTGAGAGCGCCTGGTTCGACCCGTCCAGCATCCGCCGGACGGCCAAGACCCTCCAGCTGCAGACCGATGCGTCGTACCGCTTCGAACGGGGCGTGGACCCGACCGGTCAGGTGTGGGCTGCCGCCCGCGCGGCCGAACTCATGCGGGACCTTGCCGGAGGGACGGTCGTGGACGGCATGGTGGATGCGCATCCGGTGCCCCACGTGCCCCGGACCGTCCCATTGCGGGGGTCGAGAATCGAACGCGTTGTCGGGACGCCCGTCGCCTCCCCCCACATCGTCCAACTCCTGACGGCCATCGGCTTTGAATTGCGCACGGTTTCCGAAGATGCGTGGGATGTCGTTGTCCCGGCCTGGCGTCCGGATGTGGAGCGGGAAATCGATGTCATAGAGGAAGTGGCGCGCCTGTACGGGTTCGACAATATTCCGGAGCCTGCGCAATCGGCGTTACCCAACTTCACACCCCGCCCGGACGCGCGGCGGGAGCTGCGGAAGAACGTCCGCATGTTGTTGGCCGGCATGGGTTTCCGGGAAGTCCAGACCAATTCCATGCTGCCCCTTGCGAGCGCAGAGCGATTCATGGACGAGGCCCTTCCGGCAGGACGGCTCGGCGGTGGCGTGGTCGAGACCCTGAACCCCATAACAACGGAAATGTCCACGCTCCGCCCCTCCCTGTTGCCGGGCGTCCTGCGCGTGGTGGACCACAACCGGAATCATGGACAGCGCGGACTGCGCCTGTTTGAAATGGGACGGGTGCATGCACGCAAGCAGACCGACCGGAGTGTGGTGGACGGGTATACAGAAATAGAATCCCTGTTGATCGTGGCATCGGGAACGTGGACCACCGCAGCATGGAATGAGCCTGAACGTGCTGCTGATTGGTTTGACGTGAAGGGCGTGGCTGAGCGGGTATTGCGGGCATTGCGACTGAGCGGAGCGGTGTACACGCCGCTGCCCGATCGCAGCCCGGACAATCCGCAGGACGGCGGCCTGGAGGCACTCGCGTCCGTGCAGCTCGGCCAGGAGGTGGTGGGCACCGTCGGTCAGGTATCCGGCGAACGTCCTGTTTTCTTCGTGGAGTTCGATTGGAGCCTGTTGGCTGATCGTTCGGCGCGACTGGGCCGGACCCGGTACGAAGCGGTCTCCCGATTCCCTGTGGTGGAACGGGACATCGCCCTGGTCATGGATGTCGGTGTGGCGGCAGGCGATGTCCGCAACTCTATTCTCGACGCCGGTGGCGACCTGCTGAAGGAATGCCGACCTTTTGACCTCTACGAGGGCGAGCATTTGCCGGAGGGCCGGAAAAGCGTGGCCTTCGCCCTGGCGTTCAGTGCGGACCGGACGCTTCGGGACGAAGAGGTGGACCAGGCCGTAGGCCGGATCCTCGAGAAGACGGCTTCGGAATTCGGCGCCCGACTTCGCTGA
- the ccsA gene encoding cytochrome c biogenesis protein CcsA, translating into MIGIIGKLLILTSMVACVLSGVLFFRTAKGMKVLVPDPVVSVWTRVARASWLAMTLTSIAAFGLLMYLSVTHDFSNAYVYANTSMDLGLKFLVSATWAGQEGSFLLWIVMNAGVGLAVIHLAREYEAPVMAIIALCQAFLISMIVGIELGPLPIGSSPFTTLAEKFPDAPMIQAGIIPTDGQGLNDLLQNYWMVIHPPILFSGFASMIVPFGFAVTALWKRQYTQWVRPALPWTLFAVMALGVGIMLGGYWAYETLSFGGYWAWDPVENSSLVPWLIGVAAVHTMIVQKRSGHSQKASLFLTVLAYMFVVYSTFLTRSGILGEISVHSFVDLGLYNQLLIWILTMGIIGFGLFAARYSELPTPQKEPEMLSREFMIFSGAMVLCAISAVVIVGTSAPILGRIFRDSPSAVPLEFYNKWTLPLSIVFVFLAGMAQLFWWNKMNVRTINRVLMWPTVLAVFSTAIIVVVSPFRSLIGEGGSWWEQNSFGMAVVLLVFVSFFALYGNGIVLWRIARGNLKLAGGAMAHVGMAIMMLGIVASSIFGNSIGTGVQVGDNRDNFILTKGQTLPINGYVFTYNGRDQNEEGRPVFNLTVTDPADRTWEMNPVVYMSNKGQWIQHPSVRQFAEKDIFLAVAPNEMFETGDENQGQINLARGDSTVVGNDEYVIAFDGFDLNIEPEFVTDSTEVAVGARVRITSQATGEAKTLRPVYIIEKDRSVSFVENSVPEWGITVAFTAMNVDNGEVTLALDGVRVTPDDWLVVQAYEKPLISLVWIGFIILTGGFLISMVRRARI; encoded by the coding sequence ATGATTGGAATCATAGGCAAGCTCCTCATCCTGACCTCCATGGTTGCGTGCGTGCTTTCGGGCGTGCTGTTTTTCAGGACGGCCAAAGGCATGAAGGTCCTCGTGCCGGACCCGGTGGTCAGTGTCTGGACGCGGGTGGCCCGCGCGTCATGGTTGGCCATGACCCTGACCAGCATCGCGGCCTTCGGCCTGCTCATGTACCTGAGCGTTACGCATGACTTTTCGAATGCGTACGTGTACGCCAACACGTCCATGGACCTGGGCCTGAAATTCCTGGTTTCGGCCACATGGGCCGGTCAGGAGGGCTCGTTCCTGCTGTGGATCGTCATGAATGCCGGAGTCGGTCTGGCGGTTATCCACCTGGCGCGCGAGTACGAAGCACCGGTCATGGCCATTATCGCGCTGTGCCAGGCCTTCCTGATCTCGATGATCGTAGGTATCGAGCTGGGTCCGCTGCCCATTGGTTCATCGCCCTTCACGACCCTGGCCGAGAAATTCCCGGATGCCCCCATGATCCAGGCAGGCATTATCCCGACGGATGGGCAGGGACTGAATGACCTGCTGCAGAACTACTGGATGGTCATTCATCCACCCATTCTGTTTTCCGGGTTCGCGTCCATGATCGTGCCCTTCGGATTCGCCGTAACGGCTCTGTGGAAGCGGCAGTACACCCAGTGGGTCCGCCCGGCCCTCCCATGGACGCTTTTTGCCGTCATGGCACTGGGCGTGGGCATCATGCTGGGCGGCTATTGGGCCTATGAGACGCTTTCCTTCGGTGGATACTGGGCCTGGGACCCCGTGGAAAACTCATCCCTCGTACCGTGGCTCATTGGCGTGGCCGCCGTGCACACCATGATTGTCCAGAAGCGGTCAGGACACAGCCAGAAGGCCTCGCTTTTCCTGACGGTCCTGGCCTACATGTTCGTGGTCTATTCCACGTTCCTGACCCGATCGGGCATCCTGGGGGAAATCTCCGTGCACTCGTTCGTGGACCTGGGGCTCTACAACCAGCTGTTGATCTGGATTTTGACCATGGGGATCATTGGATTCGGCCTTTTCGCTGCCCGATACAGTGAACTTCCCACGCCGCAGAAGGAGCCGGAAATGCTGTCCCGCGAATTCATGATTTTCTCCGGAGCCATGGTGTTGTGTGCCATCTCGGCGGTTGTCATTGTCGGTACGAGCGCCCCCATCCTGGGACGCATTTTCCGGGACAGTCCGTCGGCCGTGCCCCTGGAGTTCTACAACAAGTGGACGCTGCCCCTGTCCATCGTCTTCGTTTTCCTTGCCGGAATGGCTCAGTTGTTCTGGTGGAACAAGATGAACGTCCGGACCATCAATCGTGTGCTCATGTGGCCGACGGTCCTTGCGGTATTCAGTACGGCCATCATCGTGGTGGTTTCTCCGTTCCGGAGCCTCATCGGTGAGGGCGGCTCGTGGTGGGAACAGAACAGCTTCGGCATGGCCGTCGTCCTGTTGGTGTTCGTCTCCTTCTTTGCCCTGTATGGCAACGGGATCGTACTGTGGCGCATTGCGAGGGGCAACCTGAAACTCGCAGGGGGTGCCATGGCCCACGTGGGCATGGCCATCATGATGCTCGGCATTGTGGCTTCGTCCATCTTCGGAAACTCCATCGGGACGGGTGTCCAGGTGGGTGATAACCGGGACAACTTCATCCTGACCAAGGGCCAGACGCTGCCCATCAACGGCTACGTGTTCACGTACAACGGCAGGGACCAGAATGAAGAAGGCCGTCCCGTTTTCAACCTCACCGTTACCGACCCGGCTGACCGCACCTGGGAGATGAACCCGGTGGTCTACATGTCGAACAAGGGGCAGTGGATCCAGCATCCGTCGGTCCGCCAGTTCGCTGAAAAGGACATTTTCCTGGCCGTAGCACCGAACGAAATGTTTGAAACGGGCGACGAAAACCAGGGACAGATCAACCTGGCACGTGGGGACTCAACCGTCGTCGGCAACGATGAATACGTGATTGCCTTCGACGGCTTCGACTTGAATATCGAACCCGAATTCGTGACGGACTCCACGGAGGTGGCGGTCGGCGCACGCGTTCGGATTACGAGCCAGGCGACCGGAGAGGCGAAGACCCTTCGCCCCGTGTACATCATCGAGAAGGACAGGTCGGTCAGCTTCGTCGAGAACAGTGTTCCGGAATGGGGCATTACCGTCGCGTTTACCGCCATGAATGTGGACAACGGAGAGGTCACACTGGCGCTGGACGGTGTCCGGGTCACGCCCGACGATTGGTTGGTCGTCCAGGCCTATGAGAAGCCCCTCATTTCCTTGGTATGGATCGGATTCATTATCCTGACGGGCGGTTTCCTGATTTCGATGGTCCGTCGGGCGAGGATTTGA